In Deinococcus detaillensis, one DNA window encodes the following:
- a CDS encoding lysophospholipid acyltransferase family protein, with amino-acid sequence MTNPPDFFEWMLRSTIRAQIRSGLRGVWVRGEVPSGAAVLAPSHHSWWDGYVLREVAWQLGQPFCVLMTERQLSIFPFLRLVGAIGAHELRPALRASKTGHWVVVFPEGRLEPLGEVRRIEAGAAWLAGVSGAALIPVALRVVLRGQPKPEAYLRFGQAVAGPDLPGALQAELDLLDAELLGSDPEQPLAGYLRLTGGPSVRDGQPDLAARWLARLTR; translated from the coding sequence ATGACCAACCCACCTGACTTTTTTGAGTGGATGCTCAGAAGCACCATTCGCGCTCAGATCAGAAGCGGTCTGCGCGGCGTGTGGGTGCGCGGCGAGGTGCCGTCAGGCGCGGCGGTGCTGGCCCCTTCGCATCACTCATGGTGGGACGGATACGTGCTGCGCGAAGTGGCTTGGCAACTCGGCCAACCGTTCTGCGTGCTGATGACCGAGCGGCAACTGTCTATTTTTCCGTTTCTGCGCCTCGTCGGTGCCATTGGCGCTCACGAACTGCGGCCCGCTTTAAGAGCCTCAAAAACTGGACACTGGGTGGTTGTTTTTCCCGAAGGCCGTCTGGAACCGCTCGGCGAGGTGCGGCGCATAGAAGCGGGCGCGGCGTGGCTGGCGGGGGTTTCCGGCGCGGCGCTGATTCCGGTGGCTCTCCGGGTGGTGCTGCGCGGCCAGCCCAAGCCCGAAGCGTACCTCCGTTTTGGACAGGCCGTCGCGGGGCCAGATTTGCCGGGAGCGCTTCAAGCTGAGCTTGATCTGCTGGACGCCGAACTGCTCGGCAGCGACCCGGAGCAGCCGCTGGCGGGTTATTTGCGCTTGACCGGCGGGCCGAGTGTACGTGACGGACAACCGGACTTGGCGGCACGTTGGCTGGCCCGCCTGACGCGCTGA
- a CDS encoding carotenoid biosynthesis protein: protein MTYLQYHLTFILPPLLLLIALTWWQTRQGQPVAGEFRPENKWAWTTFLLFPLIPMLYTTPWDNYLVFKQVWNYPPERVLGRLLYVPYEEYAFFALQTLITGLWLYFLLRRSGPPRISAAPLLTRWGLAGLWLGVAFAGVVMLRFEPTFYMGLILAWAAPVLAGLSAFGGDLVMGRPRLFWLATIPPTLYLWATDLFAISQGIWSISPRYTLGWNLGGVLPVEEMIFFLITNLLIATGLMAFLHPVALTRVNVLKRVFQPWQGFLLLYVLLKIPVPLWPDGFPLLGTLSTGALFLAGLSWAWQKVGPKSLILAALAFGVGLGVEVLGTRTGFPFGSYSYAGAPGLTLLSVPLLVPLGWFAMTLSAALLTRGRAWLAGLLLVAWDIGLEPLMTAQGFWAWSDARALWAGAPIQNFVGWWAVGAGLVWAFGKIAPELYQAAGKAQASLPADFRLAYLIEAAFLPFGLLLLGLPLAALLTAVAMGAAVWAVLRNSAASAKRVRSHDQPT, encoded by the coding sequence ATGACTTACCTTCAGTACCACCTCACCTTCATCTTGCCGCCGCTGCTGCTGCTGATCGCCCTGACGTGGTGGCAAACCCGTCAGGGGCAGCCGGTAGCGGGAGAGTTCCGACCTGAAAACAAATGGGCCTGGACGACTTTCTTGCTGTTTCCGCTGATTCCCATGCTGTACACGACGCCTTGGGACAACTACTTGGTGTTCAAGCAGGTCTGGAATTATCCGCCGGAGAGAGTGCTGGGCCGCCTGCTCTACGTGCCCTACGAGGAATACGCTTTCTTCGCTTTGCAGACGCTGATCACGGGGCTGTGGCTGTACTTCCTGCTGCGCCGCTCCGGCCCGCCGCGCATTTCTGCCGCGCCGCTGCTGACGCGCTGGGGCTTGGCGGGCTTGTGGCTGGGTGTGGCGTTTGCGGGCGTGGTGATGCTGAGGTTCGAGCCGACCTTCTACATGGGGCTGATCTTGGCGTGGGCCGCTCCGGTCTTGGCAGGGCTGTCGGCTTTTGGCGGCGACTTGGTGATGGGCAGGCCGCGCCTGTTTTGGCTGGCGACCATCCCGCCGACTTTGTATTTGTGGGCCACCGATCTCTTTGCCATCTCGCAGGGCATCTGGAGCATTTCGCCGCGCTACACGCTGGGTTGGAATCTGGGCGGGGTCTTGCCCGTTGAGGAAATGATCTTTTTCCTCATTACCAACTTGCTGATCGCGACGGGCCTGATGGCCTTTTTGCATCCGGTGGCGCTCACGCGGGTCAACGTTCTCAAGCGGGTGTTTCAGCCTTGGCAGGGCTTTTTGCTGCTGTACGTGCTGCTCAAAATTCCGGTTCCTTTGTGGCCGGACGGTTTCCCACTCCTCGGCACGCTGAGTACCGGGGCGCTCTTCTTGGCGGGCCTGAGTTGGGCCTGGCAAAAAGTCGGCCCTAAATCGCTGATTCTGGCGGCGCTGGCCTTTGGCGTCGGACTGGGCGTGGAAGTGCTGGGCACGCGCACCGGCTTTCCGTTTGGCAGTTACAGCTATGCGGGCGCACCGGGCCTCACCTTGCTGAGCGTGCCGCTGCTGGTGCCGCTGGGCTGGTTTGCCATGACTTTATCGGCAGCGCTGCTGACCAGGGGCCGCGCTTGGCTGGCGGGCCTGCTCTTGGTGGCGTGGGACATCGGCCTGGAGCCGCTGATGACGGCGCAGGGCTTTTGGGCTTGGAGTGACGCCAGAGCGCTGTGGGCTGGAGCGCCGATTCAGAACTTCGTGGGCTGGTGGGCGGTGGGCGCGGGGTTGGTGTGGGCCTTTGGCAAGATTGCGCCGGAACTGTATCAGGCCGCAGGCAAGGCGCAGGCCTCTCTCCCCGCTGATTTCCGCCTCGCCTACTTGATCGAAGCTGCTTTCTTGCCGTTCGGTTTGTTGCTGCTCGGCTTGCCGTTGGCGGCCCTTTTGACCGCTGTGGCGATGGGCGCGGCAGTCTGGGCAGTCCTGAGAAACAGTGCAGCCTCGGCCAAACGCGTGAGATCACATGACCAACCCACCTGA